From Erigeron canadensis isolate Cc75 chromosome 8, C_canadensis_v1, whole genome shotgun sequence, one genomic window encodes:
- the LOC122579113 gene encoding polyprenol reductase 2-like, with the protein MIIVQSLFLRMEELELGLVSLIRIAWIAATLPILIACLPVPGLVWFRKVLLGFAKRGKVLQSNNNLTVPQRFFFHFYMVAIFWTTILLVAVWSYAIKTLPSLIEQDLFSTITSHLTGGSHTFSSHKSLSTREYVYRVWLSVFMLLLMEAQVLRRFYETIYVFNYSPSARMHILGYFAGLFFYTAAPLSLCCTFAPEVFNFVKNLLVEFIVKGKDRMSRPEFNIWMFVTPFLRLRWYTWIGAAIFFWGWIHQFRCHEILGSLREKSEKLEEYVIPYGDWFEYVSSPHYSAEIVIYGGLLVASGGTDLSLWLLFAFVVANLVFAAMETQRWYLNKFDDYPRNRFAIFPFVY; encoded by the exons ATGATAATCGTACAATCTTTATTTCTCAG AATGGAAGAGTTGGAGCTGGGACTTGTTTCGTTGATACGAATTGCGTGGATCGCGGCTACTTTACCGATTTTGATTGCTTGTTTGCCAGTTCCAGGGCTTGTTTGGTTTCGGAAAGTTTTGTTGGGGTTTGCCAAGAGAGGCAAGGTTTTACAATCTAATAAT AATTTAACTGTGCCTCAGAgatttttctttcacttttataTGGTGGCCATATTCTGGACGACAATTTTGCTTGTTGCAGTGTGGTCTTATGCAATTAAGACGCTACCATCACTTATCGAACAAGACCTGTTTTCTACTATAACCAGCCACTTGACCGGAGGTTCACATACCTTCTCCTCTCATAAGTCTTTGTCAACAAGAGAGTATGTATACAGGGTTTGGCTATCTGTGTTTATGCTTTTGCTAATGGAAGCTCAAGTTTTGCGACGCTTCTATGAgacaatatatgtatttaactacAGTCCATCTGCTCGAATGCACATCCTTGGTTATTTTGCGGGCCTATT TTTCTATACGGCAGCGCCACTGTCTCTTTGTTGTACTTTTGCACCTGAGGTTTTCAACTTTGTAAAGAATCTTTTGGTGGAGTTCATTGTGAAGGGAAAGGATCGCATGTCCAGGCCTGAGTTTAATATATGGATGTTTGTGACTCCTTTCTTGAGGCTTCGATGGTATACATGGATAGGTGCAGCTATATTCTTTTGGGGTTGGATACATCAGTTCCGTTGTCATGAAATTCTT GGTTCCTTACGAGAGAAAAGTGAAAAGCTGGAGGAGTATGTTATTCCTTATGGAGATTGGTTCGAATATGTCTCGTCTCCACACTACTCAGCGGAAATT GTCATTTACGGTGGTCTTCTGGTGGCCAGTGGTGGTACCGATCTCTCATTGTGGTTACTTTTCGCTTTTGTG GTGGCAAATCTTGTTTTTGCAGCAATGGAAACACAGAGATGGTACCTTAATAAATTTGACGATTACCCTCGTAATCGGTTTGCTATTTTCCCATTTGTTTATTAG
- the LOC122611268 gene encoding V-type proton ATPase subunit c1-like, with the protein MADSTFSGDETAPFFGFLGAAAALVFSCMGAAYGTAKSGVGVASMGVMRPELVMKSIVPVVMAGVLGIYGLIIAVIISTGINPKAKSYYLFDGYAHLSSGLACGLAGLSAGMAIGIVGDAGVRANAQQPKLFVGMILILIFAEALALYGLIVGIILSSRAGQSRAD; encoded by the exons ATGGCAGATTCAACTTTCAGCGGTGACGAAACTGCACCGTTTTTTGGTTTCCTTGGTGCCGCAGCTGCCCTCGTTttttcat gtatGGGGGCTGCTTATGGAACAGCAAAGAGTGGAGTAGGAGTGGCATCGATGGGAGTGATGAGACCCGAGTTAGTAATGAAGTCGATTGTTCCGGTTGTTATGGCTGGTGTGCTCGGTATTTATGGTTTGATCATTGCTGTAATTATTAGTACCGGTATCAACCCTAAGGCCAAATCCTATTATCTTTTTGATGGCTATGCACATTTGTCTTCTGGTTTGGCTTGTGGTCTTGCTGGTCTCTCTGCCGGTATGGCTATCGGGATCGTTGGTGATGCTGGTGTTAG AGCAAATGCACAACAGCCAAAACTTTTTGTGGGAATGATTCTTATTCTCATCTTTGCTGAAGCTCTGGCCCTATACGGTCTCATTGTGGGAATCATTTTGTCTTCGCGTGCTGGTCAGTCAAGAGCTGATTAA
- the LOC122578486 gene encoding NADH dehydrogenase [ubiquinone] 1 beta subcomplex subunit 9: protein MNSISSSASYLARRAGQRERVRILYRRALKDTLNWAVHRHLFYPDADALRERFDANKNVEDVETIDRMIADGEAQYNKWRHPDPYIVPWAPGGSKFTRNPTPPSGIEIVYDYGREDH, encoded by the exons ATGAACAGCATATCATCATCAGCATCGTACTTGGCTCGAAGGGCCGGTCAGCGAGAGAGAGTTCGGATCCTTTACCGACGGGCCTTAAAAGACACCCTCAATTGGGCCGTTCACCGTCATCTCTTTTACCCCGAT gCAGATGCACTTCGTGAGAGATTCGATGCTAACAAAAATGTG GAAGATGTAGAGACTATTGATAGAATGATTGCTGATGGCGAGGCCCAGTATAATAAATGGCGCCACCCTGATCCTTACATTG TTCCATGGGCTCCTGGCGGCAGCAAATTTACTCGCAACCCTACACCACCTTCTGGG ATTGAGATAGTTTACGATTATGGCCGAGAGGATCATTAG